A single genomic interval of Daucus carota subsp. sativus chromosome 1, DH1 v3.0, whole genome shotgun sequence harbors:
- the LOC135151237 gene encoding NAD(P)H-quinone oxidoreductase subunit 2 A, chloroplastic-like, whose product MILGNLIAITQTSMKRMLAYSSIGQIGYVIIGIIVGDSNDGYASMITYMLFYISMNLGTFACIVLFGLRTGTDNIRDYAGLYTKDPFLALSLALCLLSLGGLPPLAGFFGKLYLFWCGWQAGLYFLVLIGLLTSVVSIYYYLKIIKLLMTGRTQEITPHVRNYRRSPFRSNNSIELSMIVCVIASTIPGISMNPIIAIAQDTLF is encoded by the coding sequence ATGATATTGGGGAATCTTATTGCTATAACTCAAACAAGCATGAAACGTATGCTTGCATATTCGTCCATAGGTCAAATCGGATATGTAATTATTGGAATAATTGTTGGAGACTCAAATGATGGATATGCAAGCATGATAACTTATATGCTGTTCTATATCTCCATGAATCTAGGAACTTTTGCttgcattgtattatttggTCTACGTACCGGAACTGATAACATTCGAGATTATGCAGGATTATATACGAAAGATCCTTTTTTGGCTCTCTCTTTAGCCCTATGTCTCTTATCCCTAGGAGGTCTTCCTCCACTAGCAGGTTTTTTCGGAAAACTCTATTTATTCTGGTGTGGATGGCAGGCAGGCCTATATTTCTTGGTTTTAATAGGACTCCTTACAAGCGTTGTTTCTATCTACTATTATCTAAAAATAATCAAGTTATTAATGACTGGACGAACCCAAGAAATAACCCCTCACGTGCGAAATTATAGAAGATCTCCTTTCAGATCAAACAATTCCATCGAATTGAGTATGATTGTATGTGTGATAGCATCTACTATACCAGGAATATCAATGAACCCGATTATTGCAATTGCTCAGGATACCCTTTTTTAG
- the LOC135151220 gene encoding protein Ycf2 yields the protein MKGHQFKFWIFELREILREIKNSHYFLDSWTQFNSVGSFIHIFFHQEHFIKLFDPRIWSILLSRNSQGSTSNRYFTIKGVVILFVVAVLIYRINSRNMVERKNLYLIGLLPIPMNSIGPRNDTLEESVGSSNINRLIVSLLYLPKGKKISESCFLNPKESTWVLPITKKCSMPESNWGSRWWRNWIGKKRDSSQLKGSSDQSRDPLDSISNEDSEYHTLINQRKIQQLKERSILWDPSFLQTERTEIESDRFPKSLSGYSSMSRLFTEREKQVINHLLPEEIEEFLGNPTRSVRSFFSDRWSELHLGSNPTERSTRDHKLLKKQQDLSFVPSRRSEKKEMVNIFKIITYLQNTVSIHPISSYPGCDMVPKDEPDMDSSNKISFLNKNPFLDLFHLFHDRNMGGYTLHHDFESEERFQEMADLFTLSITEPDLVYHKGFAFSIDSYGLDQKQFLNEVFNSRDESKKKSLLALPPFFYEENESFYRRIIKKWVRISCGNDLEDPKPKKMVFASNNLNVLNRFFLMNRSDRNFEYGIQRDQIGKDTLNHRTRMKYMINQHLSNLKKSQKRWFDPLILISRTERSTNRDPDAYRYKWSNGSNNFQEHLDHFVSERKSRFRVVFDRLRINQYSIDWSEVIDKKGLSKPFRFFLSKSLLFLSKSLLFLSKFLFFLSNSLPFFFVSFGNIPIHRSEIYIYELKGPNDQLCNQLLESIGLQIVHLKKLKPFLLDDHDTSQKSKFLINGGTISPFLFNKIPKWMIYSFHTRNNRRKSFANTDSYFSTIFHDQDYWLNPVKPFHRSSLISSFYKANQLRFLNNPHHFCFYCNKRFPFYVEKARINNSDFTYGQFLNILFIHNKIFSLCVGKKKHAFWGRDTISPIESRVSNIFIPNDFPQGGGDETYNLYKSSHFPSRSDPFVRRAIYSIADISGTPLTEGQIVNFERTYCQPLSDLNLSDSEGKNSHQYLNFNSNMGLIHTPCSEKYLPSEKRKNRSLFLKKYVEKGQMYRTFQRDSAFSTLSKWNLFQTYIPWFLTSTGHKYLNWIFLDTFSGLLPIHLLPIHRLPILSSSQKFVSIFHDIMHVLDISWRILQKKLGLPQRNPIRKISSKCLHNLLLSEEMIHRNNESPLISTHLRSPNVREFLYSILFLLLVAGYLVRTHLIFVSRASSELQIEFEKVKSLMISSYMIELRKLLDRYPTSEPNSFWLKNLFLVALEQLGDSLEEIWGFASGGNMLLGGDSAYGVKSIRSKKKYLNINLIDLISIIPNPISRITFSRNTRHLSHTSKEIYSLIRKRKNVNGDWIDDKIESWVANSDSIDDEEREFLVQLSTLTTEKRIDQILLSLTHSDHLSKNDSGYQMIEQRGAIYLRYLVDIHKKYLMNYEFNTSCLAERRIFLAHYQTITYSQTSCGANSFHLPSHGKPFSLRLALSPSRGILVIGSIGTGRSYLVKYLATNSYVPFITVFLNKFLDNLSEDIDASEDIDASEDIDASEDIDASDDIDRDLHTELELLTMDMMSEKDRFYITLQFELAKAMSPCIIWIPNIHDLDVNESNYFSLGLLVNHLSRDCERCSTRNILVIASTHIPQKVDPALIAPNKLNTCIKIRRLLIPQQRKHFFTLSYTRGFRLEKKMFHTNGFGSITMGSNARDLVALTNEALSISITQKKSIIDTNTIRSAFHRQTWDLRSQVRSVQDHGILFYQIGRAVAQNVLLSNCPIDPISIYIKKKSCNEGDSYLYKWYFELGTSMKKLTILLYLLSCSAGSVAQDLWSLPGPDERNGITSYGLVENDSDLVHGLLQVEGALVGSSRTEKDCSQFDNDRVTLLLRPEPRNPLDMMQNGSCSILDQRFLYEKNESEFEEGEGALDPQQIEEDLFNHIVWAPRIWHPWGILFDCIERPNELGFPYWSRSFRGKRILYDEEDELQENDSEFLQSGTMQYQTRDRSSKEQGFFRISQFIWDPADPLFVLFKDQSSVSVFSHRELFADEEMSKGLLTSQTDPPTSIYKRWFIKKTQEKHFELLINRQRWFRTTSSLSNGSFRSNTLSESYQYLSNLFLSNGTLLDQMTKTLLRKRWLFPDEMKIGFMEQEKDFPFLSRKVMWP from the coding sequence atcaagaattCTCACTATTTCTTAGATTCATGGACCCAATTCAATTCAGTGGGATCTTTCATTCACATTTTTTTCCACCAAGAACATTTTATAAAACTTTTTGACCCCCGAATTTGGAGTATCCTACTTTCACGCAATTCGCAGGGTTCAACAAGCAATCGATATTTCACGATCAAGGGTGTAGTAATACTCTTTGTAGTAGCGGTCCTTATATATCGTATTAACAGTCGAAATATGGTcgaaagaaaaaatttatatttgatagGACTTCTTCCTATACCTATGAATTCCATTGGACCCAGAAATGATACATTGGAAGAATCCGTCGGGTCTTCCAATATCAATAGGTTGATTGTTTCCCTCCTGTATCTTCCAAAAGGAAAAAAGATCTCTGAGAGTTGTTTCCTGAATCCGAAAGAGAGTACTTGGGTTCTCCCAATAACTAAAAAGTGTAGCATGCCTGAATCTAACTGGGGTTCGCGGTGGTGGAGGAACTGGATCGGAAAAAAGAGGGATTCTAGCCAATTGAAAGGATCTTCTGATCAATCCAGAGATCCTTTGGATTCCATTAGTAATGAGGATTCGGAATATCACACATTGATCAATCAAAGAAAGATTCAACAACTAAAAGAAAGATCGATTCTTTGGGATCCTTCCTTTCTTCAAACGGAACGAACAGAGATAGAATCAGACCGATTCCCGAAAAGCCTTTCTGGATATTCCTCAATGTCCCGGCTATTCACGGAACGTGAGAAGCAGGTGATTAATCATCTGCTTCCGGAAGAAATCGAAGAATTTCTTGGGAATCCTACAAGATCCGTTCGTTCTTTTTTCTCTGACAGATGGTCAGAACTTCATCTGGGTTCGAATCCTACTGAGAGGTCCACTAGAGATCATAAATTGTTGAAGAAACAACAAGATCTTTCTTTTGTCCCTTCGAGGCGGTCGGAAAAGAAAGAAATGGTTAATATATTCAAGATAATtacatatttacaaaataccGTCTCAATTCATCCTATTTCATCATATCCGGGATGTGATATGGTTCCGAAGGATGAACCGGATATGGACAGTTCCAATAAGATTTCATTCTTGaacaaaaatccatttcttgatttatttcatCTATTTCATGACCGGAACATGGGAGGATACACGTTACACCATGATTTTGAATCAGAAGAGAGATTTCAAGAAATGGCAGATTTATTCACTCTATCAATAACCGAGCCGGATCTGGTGTATCATAAGGGATTTGCCTTTTCTATTGATTCCTACGGATTGGATCAAAAACAATTCTTGAATGAGGTATTCAACTCTAGGGATGAAtcgaaaaaaaaatctttattgGCTCTACCTCCTTTTTTTTATGAAGAGAATGAATCTTTTTATCGAAGGATCATAAAAAAATGGGTCCGGATCTCCTGCGGAAATGATTTGGAAGatccaaaaccaaaaaaaatggTATTTGCTAGCAACAACCTAAATGTATTGAATCGATTCTTTTTAATGAATAGATCCGATCGCAACTTCGAATATGGAATTCAAAGGGATCAAATAGGAAAGGATACTCTGAATCATAGAACTAGAATGAAATATATGATCAACCAACATTTATCGAATTTGAAAAAGAGTCAGAAGAGATGGTTCGATCCTCTTATTTTGATTTCTCGAACCGAGAGATCCACGAATCGGGATCCTGATGCATATAGATACAAATGGTCCAATGGGAGCAATAATTTCCAGGAACATTTGGACCATTTCGTTTCTGAGCGGAAGAGCCGTTTTCGAGTAGTGTTCGATCGATTACGTATTAATCAATATTCGATTGATTGGTCTGAGGTTATCGACAAAAAAGGTTTGTCTAAGCCATTTCGTTTCTTTTTGTCCAAGTCACTTCTTTTTTTGTCCAAGTCACTTCTTTTTTTGTCcaagtttcttttctttttgtctaaCTCACTTCCTTTTTTCTTTGTGAGTTTCGGGAATATCCCCATTCATAGGTCCGAGATCTACATCTATGAATTGAAAGGTCCGAATGATCAACTCTGCAATCAGTTGTTAGAATCAATAGGTCTTCAAATCGTTcatttgaaaaaattgaaaccCTTCTTATTGGATGATCATGATACTTCCCAAAAATCGAAATTCTTGATCAATGGAGGAACAATATCACCGTTTTTGTTCAATAAGATACCAAAGTGGATGATTTACTCATTCCATACTAGAAATAATCGTAGGAAATCCTTTGCTAACACGGATTCCTATTTCTCAACGATATTTCACGATCAAGACTATTGGCTGAATCCCGTGAAACCATTTCATAGAAGTTCATtgatatcttctttttataaagCAAATCAACTTCGATTCTTGAATAATCCACATCACTTCTGCTTCTATTGTAATAAAAGATTCCCTTTTTATGTGGAAAAGGCCCGTATCAATAATTCTGATTTTACGTATGGACAATTCCTCAATATCTTGTTCATTCACAACAAAATTTTTTCTTTGTGCGTCggtaaaaaaaaacatgcttTTTGGGGGAGAGATACTATTTCACCAATCGAGTCACGGGTATCTAACATATTCATACCTAACGATTTTCCACAAGGTGGTGGTGACGAAACGTATAACTTGTACAAATCTTCCCATTTTCCAAGTCGATCCGATCCATTCGTTCGTAGAGCTATTTACTCGATCGCAGACATTTCTGGAACACCTCTAACAGAGGGACAGATAGTCAATTTTGAAAGAACTTATTGTCAACCTCTTTCAGATCTGAATCTATCTGATTCAGAAGGGAAGAACTCGCATCAGTATCTCAATTTCAATTCAAACATGGGTTTGATTCACACTCCATGTTCTGAGAAATATTTACCATCCGAAAAGAGGAAAAACCGGAGTCTTTTTCTAAAGAAATACGTTGAGAAAGGGCAGATGTATAGAACCTTTCAACGAGATAGTGCTTTTTCAACTCTCTCAAAATGGAATCTATTCCAAACATATATACCATGGTTCCTTACTTCGACAGGGCACAAATATCTAAATTGGATATTTTTAGATACTTTTTCAGGCCTATTGCCGATACACCTATTGCCGATACACCGATTGCCAATACTAAGTAGCAGTCAAAAATTTGTATCCATTTTTCATGATATTATGCATGTATTAGATATATCCTGGCGAATTCTTCAGAAAAAGTTGGGTCTTCCACAACGGAATCCGATACGTAAGATTTCGAGTAAGTGTTTACATAATCTTCTTCTGTCCGAAGAAATGATTCATCGAAATAATGAGTCGCCGTTGATATCGACACACCTGAGATCGCCAAATGTTCGGGAGTTCCTCTATTCAatccttttccttcttcttGTTGCTGGATATCTCGTTCGTACACATCTTATCTTTGTTTCCCGGGCCTCTAGTGAGTTACAGATAGAGTTTGAAAAGGTCAAATCTTTGATGATTTCATCATATATGATTGAGTTGCGAAAACTTCTGGATAGGTATCCTACATCTGAACCGAATTCTTTCTGGTTAAAGAATCTCTTTCTAGTTGCTCTGGAACAATTAGGAGATTCTCTAGAAGAAATATGGGGTTTTGCTTCTGGCGGCAACATGCTATTGGGTGGTGATTCCGCTTATGGGGTCAAATCAATACGTTCTAAGaagaaatatttgaatatcaatCTCATCGATCTCATAAGTATCATACCAAATCCCATCAGTCGAATCACTTTTTCGAGAAATACGAGACATCTAAGTCATACAAGTAAAGAGATCTATTCAttgataagaaaaagaaaaaatgtgAACGGGGATTGGATTGATGATAAAATCGAATCCTGGGTCGCAAACAGTGATTCGATTGATGATGAAGAAAGAGAATTCTTGGTTCAGCTCTCCACCTTAACGACAGAAAAAAGGATTGATCAAATTCTATTGAGTCTGACTCATAGTGATCATTTATCAAAGAATGACTCTGGCTATCAAATGATTGAACAACGGGGAGCAATTTACTTACGATACTTAGTTGACATTCATAAAAAGTATCTAATGAATTATGAGTTCAATACATCCTGTTTAGCAGAAAGACGGATATTCCTTGCTCATTATCAGACAATCACTTATTCACAAACCTCGTGTGGGGCTAATAGTTTTCATTTGCCATCTCATGGAAAACCCTTTTCGCTCCGCTTAGCCTTATCCCCCTCTAGGGGTATTTTAGTGATAGGTTCTATAGGAACTGGACGATCCTATTTGGTCAAATACCTAGCGACAAACTCCTATGTTCCTTTCATTACGGTATTTCTGAACAAGTTCCTGGATAATCTTAGTGAGGATATTGATGCTAGTGAGGATATTGATGCTAGTGAGGATATTGATGCTAGTGAGGATATTGATGCTAGTGACGATATCGATCGTGACCTTCATACGGAGCTGGAATTGCTAACTATGGATATGATGTCGGAAAAAGATCGATTTTATATCACCCTTCAATTCGAATTAGCAAAAGCAATGTCTCCTTGCATAATATGGATTCCAAACATTCATGATCTGGATGTGAATGAGTCAAATTACTTCTCCCTCGGTCTATTAGTGAACCATCTCTCCAGGGATTGTGAAAGGTGTTCCACTAGAAATATTCTTGTTATTGCTTCGACTCATATTCCCCAAAAAGTGGATCCCGCTCTAATAGCTCCGAATAAATTAAATACGTGCATTAAGATACGAAGGCTTCTTATTCCACAACAACGAAAGCACTTTTTCACCCTTTCATATACTAGGGGATTTCGCTTGGAAAAGAAAATGTTCCATACTAATGGATTCGGGTCCATAACCATGGGTTCCAATGCACGAGATCTTGTAGCACTTACCAATGAGGCCCTGTCGATTAGTATTACACAGAAGAAATCAATTATAGACACTAATACAATTAGATCCGCTTTTCATAGACAAACTTGGGATTTGCGATCCCAGGTAAGATCGGTTCAGGATCATGGGATCCTTTTCTATCAGATCGGAAGGGCTGTAGCACAAAATGTACTTCTAAGTAATTGCCCCATAGATcctatatctatctatattaaGAAGAAATCATGTAACGAAGGGGATTCCTATTTGTACAAATGGTACTTCGAACTTGGAACTAGCATGAAGAAATTAACGATACTTCTTTATCTTTTGAGTTGTTCCGCCGGATCGGTCGCTCAAGATCTTTGGTCTCTACCCGGACCCGATGAAAGAAATGGGATCACTTCTTATGGACTCGTTGAGAATGATTCTGATCTAGTTCATGGCCTATTACAAGTAGAAGGCGCTCTGGTGGGATCCTCGCGGACAGAAAAAGATTGCAGTCAGTTTGATAATGATCGAGTGACATTGCTTCTTCGGCCCGAACCAAGGAATCCCTTAGATATGATGCAAAACGGATCTTGTTCTATCCTTGATCAGAGATTTCTCTATGAAAAAAACGAATCGGAGTTTGAAGAAGGGGAAGGGGCTCTCGACCCGCAACAGATAGAGGAGGATTTATTTAATCACATAGTTTGGGCTCCTAGAATATGGCACCCTTGGGGCATTCTATTTGATTGTATCGAAAGGCCCAATGAATTGGGATTTCCCTATTGGTCCAGGTCATTTCGGGGCAAGCGGATCCTTTATGATGAAGAGGATGAGCTTCAAGAGAATGATTCGGAGTTCTTGCAGAGTGGAACCATGCAGTACCAGACACGAGATAGATCTTCCAAAGAACAAGGCTTTTTTCGAATAAGCCAATTCATTTGGGACCCTGCAGATCCACTCTTTGTCCTATTCAAAGATCAGTCCTCTGTCTCTGTGTTTTCACATCGAGAATTATTTGCAGATGAAGAGATGTCAAAGGGGCTTCTTACTTCCCAAACAGATCCTCCTACATCTATATATAAACGCTGGTTTATCAAGAAGACGCAAGAAAAGCACTTTGAATTGTTGATTAATCGCCAGAGATGGTTTAGAACCACTAGTTCATTATCTAATGGATCTTTCCGTTCTAATACTCTATCCGAGAGTTATCAGTATTTATCAAATCTATTCCTATCTAACGGAACTCTATTGGATCAAATGACAAAGACATTATTGAGAAAAAGATGGCTTTTCCCGGATGAAATGAAAATTGGATTCATGGAACAGGAGAAAGATTTCCCATTCCTTAGCCGGAAAGTTATGTGGCCATGA